One window of the Flavobacteriaceae bacterium YJPT1-3 genome contains the following:
- a CDS encoding YceI family protein, with amino-acid sequence MKNRVLQFAAIAFISLGAVACKGDKKNEVEASEAEAAAATTEAATKFTVDPAASTINWVGSKVTGTHTGTVALESGVVNVNGDDLSGTFLIDMTSINVTDLEGDSKTSLENHLMGTVEGKKTDFFNVTEYPTAAFEITEVSQRDGQTFLKGNLTMVGEEKNIEFPATYSIDGDTMTLTSQPFTIDRTQWGIKYGSDSFFDNLGDKAISNDMQLEVKLVAKKA; translated from the coding sequence ATGAAAAATCGAGTATTACAATTTGCTGCCATTGCATTCATCAGTTTAGGTGCTGTGGCTTGCAAAGGAGATAAGAAGAATGAAGTGGAAGCTTCTGAAGCGGAAGCCGCAGCAGCTACCACCGAAGCTGCCACCAAATTTACAGTAGATCCTGCAGCCTCTACCATCAATTGGGTCGGATCAAAGGTTACCGGCACACATACCGGTACGGTCGCTCTTGAAAGCGGCGTAGTCAATGTGAATGGTGATGATCTTAGCGGTACGTTTTTGATCGATATGACGAGTATTAATGTCACTGATCTAGAAGGTGATTCAAAAACCAGTTTGGAAAATCATTTGATGGGGACCGTGGAGGGAAAGAAAACCGATTTCTTCAACGTCACCGAGTATCCAACGGCTGCTTTTGAAATTACCGAAGTGAGTCAGCGAGATGGACAAACTTTCCTTAAAGGAAATTTGACCATGGTTGGTGAAGAAAAGAACATTGAATTTCCCGCGACTTACAGTATTGATGGAGACACCATGACGCTAACTTCACAGCCGTTCACTATTGATAGAACGCAATGGGGCATCAAATACGGTTCTGATTCTTTCTTTGACAATTTAGGAGATAAAGCGATCAGTAATGATATGCAACTGGAGGTTAAATTAGTGGCGAAAAAAGCCTAA
- a CDS encoding nucleotide exchange factor GrpE, producing MSKEDKDLKKKAAEAVDNDTATMDEQTIENQPEEQEAADEERSELEQYKEDLEKEKDKFLRLFAEFENYKRRTAKERMDLFKTANQEVMTAMLPVLDDFDRALKEINKAKDKELLKGVELISNKLRETLRAKGLTLMKVKEGDAFDPEKHEAITQIPAPKDKLKGKIVDVVEQGYQLGERIIRYPKVVTGK from the coding sequence ATGAGCAAAGAAGATAAAGACCTAAAGAAAAAAGCTGCCGAAGCAGTGGACAACGATACGGCCACTATGGACGAGCAGACGATCGAAAATCAGCCTGAAGAGCAAGAAGCGGCTGATGAAGAGCGATCAGAATTAGAACAGTATAAAGAGGATCTAGAAAAGGAAAAAGATAAGTTTCTTCGTTTGTTCGCTGAGTTTGAGAACTACAAACGACGAACGGCTAAAGAGCGCATGGACCTTTTTAAAACTGCCAATCAGGAAGTCATGACTGCCATGCTTCCTGTGCTCGACGATTTTGACCGGGCCTTAAAAGAGATCAACAAAGCGAAAGACAAAGAGCTGTTGAAAGGCGTAGAGCTCATCAGTAATAAGCTTAGAGAAACACTCCGTGCAAAAGGACTTACCTTGATGAAGGTGAAAGAGGGGGATGCTTTTGACCCGGAAAAACATGAGGCGATCACTCAGATTCCGGCCCCAAAAGACAAGCTTAAAGGAAAGATTGTTGACGTGGTTGAGCAAGGTTATCAACTGGGCGAACGCATCATCAGATACCCTAAAGTAGTCACCGGGAAGTAA
- the dnaJ gene encoding molecular chaperone DnaJ — protein MKEDYYDILGISKGASAAEIKKAYRKKAIEFHPDKNPGDAKAEEMFKKAAEAYEVLGNEEKRARYDQYGHQAFEGGGFGGGGMNMDDIFSQFGDIFGGAFGGGGFSGFGGFGGGGQRRAKGSNLRIRVRLTLEEIANGVEKKIKVKRKKQAPGTTYKTCSTCNGSGQVTRVTNTILGRMQTASPCTTCGGAGQMIDQKPAQADAQGMIVEEETVSIKIPAGVVDGMQLKVGGKGNEAPGNGVAGDLLVAIEEKEHATLQREGDNLHFDLYISVPEAVLGTSKEIETVTGKVRIKIEEGVQSGKILRLRGKGIPSINGYGKGDLLVHVNVWTPKTLSKEQKQFFEKMLDDEHFSPKPEKGDKSFFEKVKDMFS, from the coding sequence ATGAAAGAAGATTATTACGATATACTGGGGATCAGTAAAGGGGCTTCAGCAGCAGAAATCAAAAAGGCCTACCGAAAGAAGGCGATAGAGTTTCATCCGGATAAAAATCCGGGTGACGCTAAGGCGGAGGAGATGTTTAAAAAAGCAGCCGAGGCCTATGAGGTTCTCGGTAATGAAGAAAAGCGTGCCCGCTACGATCAATATGGACATCAAGCCTTTGAAGGCGGTGGCTTTGGCGGTGGCGGCATGAACATGGATGATATCTTCAGCCAATTTGGTGATATTTTTGGCGGCGCTTTTGGCGGCGGCGGATTTTCCGGATTTGGCGGTTTTGGGGGCGGTGGTCAACGCCGAGCCAAAGGCAGCAACCTTCGTATCCGGGTTCGACTGACCTTAGAGGAGATCGCCAATGGCGTTGAAAAGAAAATCAAGGTCAAACGTAAAAAGCAAGCTCCGGGAACTACCTATAAAACCTGTTCAACCTGCAATGGATCAGGACAGGTAACCCGAGTGACTAATACGATTTTGGGCCGTATGCAAACGGCCTCTCCGTGTACTACTTGCGGCGGTGCCGGTCAAATGATCGATCAGAAACCCGCTCAGGCTGATGCACAGGGGATGATCGTTGAAGAAGAGACCGTATCCATCAAGATCCCAGCAGGTGTGGTTGATGGAATGCAGTTAAAAGTTGGTGGCAAAGGGAACGAAGCGCCGGGTAATGGAGTGGCTGGTGACCTCCTGGTTGCTATTGAAGAAAAAGAGCATGCTACTTTACAGCGGGAGGGCGATAATTTGCATTTTGATTTATACATCAGCGTACCGGAAGCCGTGTTAGGCACCAGTAAGGAGATTGAAACCGTCACCGGAAAGGTGCGGATCAAAATTGAAGAAGGGGTTCAAAGCGGAAAAATCTTGCGTTTAAGAGGGAAGGGGATACCGTCTATTAATGGTTATGGAAAAGGAGACCTCTTGGTTCACGTCAATGTATGGACGCCCAAAACCCTAAGCAAAGAGCAGAAACAGTTTTTTGAAAAAATGCTGGATGATGAGCATTTCTCACCCAAGCCGGAGAAAGGAGATAAATCCTTTTTTGAGAAAGTGAAGGATATGTTTTCATAA
- a CDS encoding ATP-binding cassette domain-containing protein, which yields MEHLLVAERLTKKFGDFTALNEVSIEVPRGSVFGLLGPNGAGKTTLIRIVNQITAPDSGRVYLDGAALAPHHISEIGYMPEERGLYKSMKVGEQILYLAQLKGLSKKEAQTRAQAWFERLNIASWWNKKIEELSKGQAQKIQFVVTVLHQPKLLIFDEPFSGFDPINANLIKDEILKLRDEGATIIFSTHRMESVEEMCDHIALINKSNKILDGEITKIKRAYKSNTYAVGIEAFAKEELEQELKDKFTTSPANFKSLNNELKMNITIDEQSSPNELLQYLTGKGQVTHFVELIPSVNDIFIQTVNAN from the coding sequence ATGGAGCATTTGCTAGTGGCCGAAAGGCTGACCAAAAAATTCGGAGATTTTACAGCCCTGAACGAGGTGTCCATCGAAGTACCCAGGGGAAGTGTTTTTGGATTGCTTGGACCTAATGGTGCCGGAAAAACCACTTTGATCCGTATTGTTAATCAGATCACAGCTCCGGATTCTGGCCGAGTCTATCTTGACGGTGCCGCACTGGCTCCCCACCACATTAGTGAAATTGGATATATGCCCGAAGAACGGGGTTTATATAAAAGCATGAAAGTGGGGGAGCAGATCCTCTACCTGGCCCAATTGAAAGGCCTCTCCAAAAAGGAAGCTCAAACACGAGCGCAAGCCTGGTTTGAACGCCTGAATATAGCTTCCTGGTGGAATAAGAAAATTGAAGAATTATCCAAGGGACAGGCTCAAAAGATTCAGTTTGTGGTCACGGTGCTGCATCAACCCAAATTGCTCATTTTTGATGAACCTTTTAGCGGCTTTGACCCGATCAACGCCAATTTGATCAAAGATGAGATCCTAAAATTGCGCGATGAGGGAGCGACCATTATTTTCTCTACACATCGTATGGAATCGGTAGAAGAAATGTGTGACCATATAGCCTTGATCAATAAATCCAATAAAATCCTGGATGGTGAAATAACTAAGATCAAACGAGCCTACAAATCGAACACCTATGCTGTAGGTATAGAGGCTTTCGCGAAAGAAGAACTGGAACAGGAGCTAAAGGACAAATTTACAACCAGTCCGGCGAACTTTAAATCGCTCAACAATGAGCTTAAAATGAACATCACCATTGACGAGCAATCCTCACCTAACGAACTTTTGCAATACCTCACCGGAAAAGGCCAGGTGACTCACTTTGTGGAATTGATTCCCAGTGTAAACGATATTTTTATACAAACCGTAAACGCCAATTAG
- a CDS encoding ABC transporter permease, giving the protein MRVLSLIIKREYMARVRNRSFLVMTFLSPLILVGMIALITYLSQVNNDTTRTIAFLDETGLFGEEFFDTEKTSYVNLSEANLEKAKQLVEAEEYYGLIFIPEQVANADFEGAAIEQIVFYGEESPSISLLEDIERRLEKRLTNRELVERGVDLNVLDASKASIDITIENYTGEQTSKMSSWIKAAFGGAAGYLLMMFIIIYGNMVMRSVIEEKTNRIIEVIISSVKPFQLMMGKILGTTLAGITQFTIWVIVGGILLTVVSSYFGMEAMTAASPQAQAMATQDLSKMELIVADILRLPLGQLTLGFLIYFIGGYFLYSSIYASIGAAVDNETDTQQFMLPVILPLMLGIYVGFFAVIENPHGTVSTAFSMIPLTSPIVMLMRIPFGVPWYELIISVLLLIGSFAFTVWLGAKIYRVGILMYGKKPTYKELFKWLKY; this is encoded by the coding sequence ATGAGAGTACTATCCTTAATTATTAAAAGAGAGTACATGGCGCGCGTGCGTAATCGCTCTTTTTTGGTGATGACCTTCTTAAGTCCGCTTATACTCGTAGGAATGATTGCTTTGATCACCTATTTGAGCCAGGTCAATAACGATACCACACGGACTATCGCGTTCTTGGATGAAACCGGCCTGTTTGGAGAGGAATTTTTCGACACGGAGAAAACATCTTATGTCAATCTTTCAGAAGCCAATCTGGAGAAGGCCAAGCAATTGGTGGAAGCTGAAGAATATTACGGCTTGATCTTTATCCCGGAGCAGGTCGCTAATGCTGATTTTGAAGGGGCAGCCATTGAGCAGATTGTTTTTTATGGAGAAGAATCTCCCTCCATCTCCCTCCTTGAAGATATTGAAAGGCGTTTAGAAAAACGACTGACCAACCGCGAATTGGTGGAGCGGGGTGTTGACCTCAACGTGCTCGATGCTTCAAAAGCTTCTATTGACATCACCATTGAAAATTACACCGGAGAGCAAACTTCAAAGATGTCTAGTTGGATCAAGGCCGCCTTTGGAGGTGCAGCCGGTTATCTCCTGATGATGTTCATCATTATCTACGGGAATATGGTCATGCGGAGCGTCATTGAAGAAAAGACCAATCGTATAATTGAAGTGATAATCTCCTCAGTAAAGCCCTTTCAGCTCATGATGGGAAAAATATTGGGGACTACCTTGGCCGGCATCACCCAATTCACCATCTGGGTAATCGTAGGAGGGATCTTACTTACCGTAGTCAGCAGCTATTTTGGAATGGAGGCCATGACCGCAGCCAGTCCGCAGGCGCAAGCCATGGCCACTCAAGATCTCAGTAAGATGGAATTGATCGTGGCCGATATTCTCCGCTTACCTCTGGGGCAGTTGACCCTGGGCTTCTTGATTTATTTTATTGGAGGGTACTTTTTATACAGCTCCATTTATGCCTCCATTGGGGCGGCGGTAGACAATGAAACGGATACCCAGCAATTCATGTTGCCGGTAATTTTACCGCTCATGTTGGGAATATATGTTGGTTTTTTCGCAGTCATCGAGAATCCGCACGGTACCGTGAGCACAGCCTTCTCCATGATCCCACTTACCTCACCCATCGTCATGCTGATGCGTATCCCATTCGGAGTGCCCTGGTACGAATTGATAATTTCAGTGCTCCTCTTGATTGGTTCTTTTGCCTTTACGGTTTGGTTGGGAGCAAAGATCTATCGGGTTGGGATATTGATGTATGGAAAGAAACCTACCTATAAGGAACTGTTTAAATGGCTTAAATATTGA
- a CDS encoding mechanosensitive ion channel, with protein sequence MVQEETVETIKEVIEEDIWGSIKKFLDLGIHIGKDDTAIDLTIGHLLLVIIAFAVTSFVLKWIKVWLTRKMENEDKLKFNSIFKFTRYFIYIVVILITLNIAGIQVTAILVASAGLFIGLGLALQELFQDIIAGIMIMVDKSIHVGDIIESEGRVGRVFEIKLRTTRALTRDDKVVIIPNHKFLSETIFNYTQNHKTTRETVHVGVAYGSDTELVRNLLLDCASKQSGILKSPKPFVLFEDFADSALLFGIYFFVSDAFVDPRIKSELRFKIDTAFRENNVTIPFPQRDVHFYANDSGIPIQMMTSNPNKSSLADD encoded by the coding sequence ATGGTACAGGAAGAGACTGTTGAAACCATTAAGGAAGTGATTGAGGAGGATATCTGGGGATCCATTAAGAAATTCCTTGATCTCGGAATTCATATTGGTAAGGACGATACAGCGATTGACCTGACTATCGGCCATCTGCTGCTGGTCATCATCGCCTTCGCTGTCACCAGCTTTGTGCTCAAATGGATCAAGGTCTGGCTGACGCGAAAGATGGAAAATGAAGACAAGCTGAAGTTCAACAGCATCTTTAAGTTTACGCGCTACTTTATTTACATCGTCGTGATCCTGATCACGTTGAATATTGCCGGAATTCAGGTTACCGCCATTTTAGTCGCCTCTGCAGGACTTTTTATTGGGTTGGGTCTGGCTTTACAGGAATTATTTCAGGATATTATTGCCGGGATCATGATCATGGTCGATAAATCCATTCACGTAGGCGATATCATTGAGTCTGAAGGTCGAGTAGGTCGTGTGTTCGAGATCAAACTGAGGACTACCCGTGCACTTACACGTGATGACAAAGTTGTTATCATCCCCAATCATAAGTTTTTAAGCGAGACCATTTTCAATTATACCCAAAACCACAAAACGACCCGGGAGACCGTACATGTAGGCGTTGCCTATGGAAGTGATACAGAACTGGTACGGAATCTATTGCTCGACTGCGCTTCTAAGCAATCGGGAATCTTAAAGAGTCCAAAACCCTTCGTTCTTTTTGAAGATTTTGCCGACTCTGCACTCCTATTTGGAATTTACTTTTTCGTAAGCGACGCCTTTGTCGATCCTCGAATCAAAAGTGAACTTCGTTTTAAGATCGATACGGCCTTTAGAGAGAACAATGTCACTATTCCATTCCCGCAACGCGATGTGCATTTCTATGCGAATGATTCGGGAATCCCGATACAAATGATGACCTCTAATCCCAATAAATCCTCGCTCGCTGATGATTAA
- a CDS encoding DUF6268 family outer membrane beta-barrel protein — translation MIKKPLLVVLLCCIPFPAIAQLTDLARVEYTYFPQSDSDNSFRRFRALANIPLVMGWEGHYLVPGIEYRNVNLQYEDMAPFLRQGLDRFQSIDVSLGYTFPLKNNWRFGARAGVIIASNFVRDRAISDDLLFDGGLYFVKDKTEEGLEKPWRLVLGVTYNTDAGRPFPLPYVNFNKTLNEHWSYTLGAPKTNVKYYFTQKHIVQAFVTLDGFYANIQEGREIPQPDDSSLFADNISMTVVLSGVGYEHYFTKNLLAYVYAGWTLANEIRLRNNEREDVFIINETNTFYTRGGLKFKI, via the coding sequence ATGATTAAGAAGCCCCTACTTGTCGTTCTCTTATGCTGTATTCCCTTTCCAGCCATCGCTCAATTGACTGATCTCGCTCGAGTAGAATACACCTATTTCCCGCAAAGCGATTCTGACAATTCTTTCAGACGTTTTCGCGCCCTTGCCAATATCCCTTTGGTCATGGGTTGGGAAGGCCATTATCTCGTTCCGGGCATTGAGTACCGCAATGTGAATTTACAGTATGAAGACATGGCGCCCTTTCTACGGCAAGGCCTGGATCGATTCCAGTCCATAGACGTCAGTTTAGGGTACACCTTCCCTTTGAAAAATAACTGGCGCTTTGGAGCCCGGGCCGGTGTGATCATCGCCTCCAACTTTGTACGCGATCGAGCCATTAGCGATGATTTATTGTTTGACGGCGGTTTGTATTTTGTAAAAGACAAGACGGAAGAAGGTTTAGAAAAACCCTGGAGATTGGTTCTCGGGGTGACCTACAATACAGATGCCGGGCGTCCTTTCCCTTTGCCCTATGTGAATTTCAATAAGACCTTAAATGAACATTGGTCATATACCCTGGGAGCCCCCAAAACCAATGTTAAGTACTATTTCACGCAAAAGCATATCGTACAGGCATTCGTGACCTTAGACGGATTTTATGCCAATATTCAGGAAGGACGTGAAATTCCCCAGCCGGATGACAGCAGTCTTTTTGCAGACAATATATCCATGACGGTAGTGCTTTCGGGGGTGGGGTACGAGCACTATTTTACCAAGAACCTCCTTGCCTATGTATATGCAGGATGGACCCTGGCCAACGAAATCAGATTGCGCAATAATGAACGTGAGGATGTGTTCATTATTAATGAAACCAATACCTTCTACACCCGCGGAGGCTTAAAATTTAAAATTTAG
- a CDS encoding sigma-54 dependent transcriptional regulator: protein MSKILIIEDEAAIRRVLVKILTEENPAYEVEEAEDGLLGTEKIKDQDYDLVLCDIKMPKMDGVEVLEAVKKIKPEIPMVMISGHGDLDTAVNTMRLGAFDYISKPPDLNRLLNTVRNALDRKTLVVENKRLKKKVSKKFDMVGESDAITHIQDMIDKVAPTDARVLITGPNGTGKELVAHWLHEKSERSGGPMIEVNCAAIPSELIESELFGHVKGAFTSANKDRAGKFEAANGGTIFLDEVGDMSLSAQAKVLRALQESKVQRVGSDKDIKVDVRVIAATNKDLKKEIEEGNFREDLYHRLAVILIQVPALNERREDIPLLVEHFAQKIAEEQGTAVKSFSKKAIKKLQEYDWTGNIRELRNVIERLIILGSAEVSEEDVKLFASK from the coding sequence ATGTCAAAAATATTGATCATTGAGGATGAGGCGGCCATACGTCGTGTGCTGGTTAAAATTCTCACCGAAGAAAATCCGGCTTACGAAGTAGAGGAGGCTGAAGACGGCTTACTGGGTACGGAGAAAATTAAAGATCAGGATTACGATCTGGTGCTTTGCGACATCAAGATGCCAAAAATGGACGGGGTCGAAGTGCTCGAAGCGGTCAAAAAGATCAAGCCTGAGATTCCCATGGTGATGATCTCCGGTCACGGAGACCTGGATACCGCCGTAAACACCATGCGCTTAGGCGCGTTTGATTACATTTCCAAACCCCCGGACCTCAACCGGCTTTTGAACACTGTACGCAACGCTCTCGACCGTAAAACGCTGGTGGTCGAGAACAAGCGACTCAAGAAAAAGGTCAGTAAGAAATTTGATATGGTGGGAGAGAGTGATGCCATTACCCACATTCAGGACATGATCGACAAGGTAGCTCCTACAGATGCGCGCGTACTCATTACCGGACCCAATGGAACGGGAAAAGAACTGGTTGCCCACTGGTTGCACGAAAAAAGTGAACGTTCCGGAGGTCCTATGATCGAGGTCAATTGTGCGGCCATTCCTTCAGAATTGATCGAAAGCGAACTATTCGGTCATGTCAAAGGTGCTTTTACCTCGGCCAATAAAGACCGGGCGGGGAAATTTGAAGCGGCCAACGGTGGCACCATCTTTTTAGATGAGGTAGGCGATATGAGTCTGTCTGCTCAGGCTAAAGTGCTTCGAGCCTTACAAGAGAGTAAGGTACAGCGTGTAGGTAGCGATAAAGACATCAAAGTGGATGTGCGGGTCATCGCAGCGACCAATAAAGACCTGAAAAAAGAAATTGAGGAAGGAAATTTTAGAGAAGATCTATATCATCGTCTGGCGGTTATTCTGATTCAGGTGCCCGCCCTCAATGAGCGCCGTGAAGATATTCCATTATTGGTGGAGCACTTTGCTCAGAAAATAGCGGAGGAGCAGGGTACAGCGGTCAAATCTTTTTCTAAAAAGGCCATCAAGAAGTTACAGGAATACGATTGGACCGGAAATATTCGCGAATTGCGCAATGTGATTGAGCGTTTGATCATCCTAGGGAGTGCCGAAGTTTCGGAAGAGGACGTAAAACTATTTGCCAGTAAATAA
- a CDS encoding polyphosphate kinase 2 family protein: protein MEIPAPSTLQITEPITLSRKQTHIDLGKKKELEKTLETTRKALGELQDRLYAHNKYAVLVCLQGMDTAGKDSLIREVFKDFNARGVVVHSFKVPTSEELGHDYLWRHYIALPERGKFAVFNRTHYENVLVTRVHPEYILGENLPNVHSLNDVNDEFWNQRFEQINNFEKHLAQNGTLIFKFFLHLSKDEQKNRLLRRLEKRSKNWKFSAGDLKERELWDEYQRCYEEAINRTSKPHAPWYIIPADDKPSARLMVANTLLETLATYEDIKEPSLDAETQANLEMYKEQLRSE from the coding sequence ATGGAAATACCAGCACCCTCTACACTACAAATTACCGAGCCGATTACGCTTTCGCGAAAGCAAACCCACATTGACCTGGGGAAGAAAAAAGAATTAGAGAAAACGCTGGAAACCACCCGTAAAGCCCTAGGCGAGCTTCAAGATCGTCTCTATGCACACAACAAGTACGCCGTGCTCGTTTGTCTACAAGGCATGGATACGGCAGGCAAGGATAGCCTGATCAGGGAGGTATTCAAAGACTTTAATGCCCGGGGAGTGGTGGTGCATAGTTTTAAGGTGCCCACATCAGAAGAGTTGGGGCATGATTATTTATGGCGACACTATATAGCCCTCCCGGAACGAGGAAAATTTGCTGTTTTCAATCGTACCCACTATGAAAATGTACTGGTCACCCGGGTACATCCGGAGTACATTTTAGGAGAAAACCTTCCGAATGTGCACAGTTTAAACGATGTCAACGATGAATTCTGGAATCAACGCTTTGAGCAGATCAATAATTTTGAAAAGCATCTCGCTCAGAACGGCACCTTGATCTTTAAGTTTTTTCTGCATTTGTCTAAAGACGAGCAGAAAAATAGGTTGCTACGCCGACTCGAAAAGAGATCGAAGAACTGGAAGTTTTCTGCAGGTGATCTTAAGGAGCGTGAGCTCTGGGACGAGTATCAGCGCTGTTATGAAGAAGCCATCAATCGAACCTCAAAACCCCACGCTCCCTGGTACATCATTCCGGCAGACGACAAACCTTCTGCCCGACTTATGGTCGCCAATACCCTACTGGAGACCTTAGCCACCTATGAAGATATAAAAGAACCCAGTTTGGATGCCGAGACTCAAGCCAATCTGGAAATGTATAAAGAACAATTGCGATCCGAATGA
- a CDS encoding M20/M25/M40 family metallo-hydrolase codes for MKKNTALKITLTLALFWMSMPAVEAQQDSLQIRKFYDVALLNGQSYAWLERLSNDIGSRLSGSLGAERAVDWAKETLDSLGLDKVWLQPVMVPKWTRGLPEYAYIETGIGQTTNVPICALGGSVATPAGGLKAQVIEVQGIQDLARYGRDQLEGKIVFYNRPMDATLINTFSAYGGCVDQRYAGAKEAAAYGAVGVIVRSVTHALDDFTHTGSMSYGELANKDRIPAAAISTKGAEFLSTTLKLKPDAQFYFNMSCKNFADVQSHNVVGEIVGTEFPEEYMVVGGHLDSWDLGDGAHDDGAGVVQSMEVLRLMKVANYQPKRSIRVVLFMNEENGLRGGRKYAELAEQNEENHVFALESDAGGFTPRGFSFDCTPEQFEQVASWQPLFAPYLVHHFERGGSGADIGPLKKDGIVLAGLRPDSQRYFDYHHAPNDTFDKVNKRELELGAATMASLIYLYDTYGVK; via the coding sequence ATGAAGAAGAACACCGCCCTTAAAATCACACTGACATTAGCCCTATTTTGGATGAGTATGCCTGCGGTTGAGGCTCAACAAGATTCCCTACAAATTCGCAAATTCTACGATGTCGCCTTACTTAACGGACAGAGCTATGCCTGGTTGGAGCGATTGAGCAACGATATCGGATCGCGTCTAAGCGGAAGCCTGGGGGCAGAGCGAGCGGTTGATTGGGCTAAAGAAACCCTGGACTCTTTAGGATTAGATAAAGTTTGGCTACAGCCGGTGATGGTGCCCAAATGGACACGAGGTTTACCGGAGTACGCCTATATTGAAACCGGAATAGGTCAGACCACCAATGTGCCTATTTGCGCCCTGGGGGGTTCTGTAGCTACGCCTGCCGGAGGTTTAAAAGCTCAAGTGATCGAGGTGCAGGGCATTCAAGATCTTGCACGCTACGGCAGAGACCAACTAGAAGGGAAGATCGTGTTCTACAATCGCCCCATGGATGCAACCTTGATCAATACGTTTTCAGCCTATGGAGGCTGTGTGGATCAACGGTACGCCGGAGCCAAAGAAGCGGCTGCTTATGGAGCTGTAGGGGTGATCGTTCGTTCGGTAACCCACGCCCTGGATGATTTCACGCATACGGGGTCCATGTCTTATGGCGAGCTGGCCAATAAGGATCGAATTCCGGCCGCGGCCATTAGTACCAAGGGGGCTGAGTTTTTAAGTACCACTTTAAAATTGAAGCCGGATGCTCAGTTCTATTTCAATATGAGCTGCAAGAATTTTGCCGACGTACAATCGCATAACGTGGTGGGTGAGATCGTCGGTACTGAATTCCCGGAAGAATACATGGTTGTAGGAGGACATTTGGATTCCTGGGACCTGGGGGATGGAGCCCATGATGATGGTGCCGGGGTAGTTCAAAGTATGGAAGTCCTTAGACTGATGAAGGTTGCTAATTACCAACCCAAGCGGAGCATTCGGGTTGTATTGTTTATGAATGAAGAAAATGGATTGCGCGGTGGGCGGAAATACGCAGAGCTTGCAGAGCAGAATGAGGAAAACCACGTTTTTGCGCTGGAAAGTGATGCCGGAGGTTTTACGCCTCGAGGTTTTTCCTTTGACTGTACTCCTGAGCAGTTTGAGCAGGTGGCTTCCTGGCAACCCTTGTTCGCTCCTTACTTAGTACATCATTTTGAGCGTGGAGGCAGTGGAGCTGATATAGGTCCGTTGAAAAAAGACGGAATCGTACTGGCCGGTCTGCGTCCCGATTCCCAACGCTATTTTGATTATCACCACGCTCCCAATGACACTTTTGATAAGGTCAATAAAAGAGAACTGGAATTGGGCGCAGCCACCATGGCTTCTTTAATCTATCTCTACGACACCTATGGCGTAAAATAG